The Chryseobacterium nakagawai genome has a segment encoding these proteins:
- a CDS encoding DUF6443 domain-containing protein: MKKLIIPIGMLLISHSVHAQLTPGENYIQSRTYLDYNGTTPSKTSETVQYFDGLGRPKQVVNVKASPLGKDVVTHIEYDQFGRQVKDYLPVPQSGTLNGGIIPNPLANASNSPYGSEKIYSEKILENSPLNRLQQQIQVGNDWSAKPVKFGYETNIGNEVYQHITTTTWENGATKSGISLSPAVLYAPGTLYKNTVTDEDGNPTVEFKNGKGQTLLVRKLMGSTEQADTYYVYNEYDQLAFVIPPNAVQKPISEALLNDLCYQYRYDGRGRLVEKKLPGKGWEYMVYDKQDRLVLTQDANLRSQDKWLFTKYDQFSRPIYTGILDSQPGRIQQVAAIEGHGSNNEVRSVNSWSNSGMDVFYTSNQAYPATNFKLLSVNYYDFYPAYGFNPTFPITIQGEPTLKETVSSEGKSTKGLPVMSFVKNVEDDNWTKNYTYYDTKGRVLGTHSINHLGGYTKTESKLDFAGVAQTVITKHKRLETDPERVITETFDYDHQNRLLVHKHQVDANPVEILTQNTYNELSQLESKKVGGIAAGSALQQMDYKYNIRGWMTKINDPLNLNGRLFGYEIKYHNPVSSVKSPGKFNGNIAEIDWKNSSEDILKRYNYEYDPLNRLKNGFYSEPNATNPGNGNFDEYLTYDLNGNINTLQRKATPISGQTPALVDNLEYKYTGNRLNQVIESAMNDTGYEGGNNIIDYDVNGNMINMKDKGINTIGYNHLSLPNTFAMSHPDPIIVGQQTSANLGYLYRADGTKLRKTYSTRPPRGSVSTSMTDYLDGFQYSYREGGGLCLTCRTESAFEEQAYGNLGKTFPNIGDPPAWKLDFVPTSEGFYSFTENRYIYQYKDHLGNTRVSFAKDSAGVLEITDTNSYYPFGLNHISGMFGTSNFGGLYSYKYQGQELQETGFYSFKWRNYMPDLGRFFNIDPLSEKYAYQSHYNFSENRVVDARELEGLEAVDFRKNDGYKNLVVVVQGWSGDTKKGYTQSQNVGGSNNPDFKGKGNLDLIGIGGLVGLANSNTRVVVFDSSQNENTKNDLKSTISNFNNVHSDGVVAAVGHSLGGDNLVESVNENKNLKVDLMVTLDIMDSYSDTKIPSNVSKAVNYYQTKNIYGGEKIEPTSDNKTTKIVNVLAPTSDHKSIDNDLSTKVRDVVKRELIPNQ; this comes from the coding sequence ATGAAAAAACTTATAATTCCCATAGGCATGCTGCTGATAAGCCATTCAGTCCATGCGCAGCTTACCCCGGGAGAAAACTATATCCAATCCAGGACCTATCTTGATTATAATGGAACGACCCCTTCAAAAACCTCAGAAACCGTCCAGTATTTTGATGGTTTGGGAAGACCTAAACAGGTAGTGAATGTAAAAGCCTCTCCCTTGGGAAAGGACGTGGTTACTCACATTGAATATGACCAGTTCGGAAGACAGGTGAAAGACTATCTTCCTGTACCTCAATCAGGAACTTTGAATGGAGGAATTATTCCCAATCCTTTAGCCAATGCCAGCAATTCTCCTTATGGCTCAGAAAAGATCTATTCTGAAAAAATATTGGAAAACTCTCCACTCAACAGGCTTCAGCAACAGATCCAGGTGGGGAATGACTGGAGCGCCAAGCCTGTGAAGTTTGGGTATGAAACCAATATAGGCAATGAAGTGTACCAGCATATTACCACCACCACCTGGGAAAACGGGGCCACTAAAAGTGGGATAAGTTTATCTCCGGCAGTTTTATATGCACCTGGTACCTTGTATAAAAATACGGTGACAGATGAAGATGGAAACCCAACGGTGGAGTTCAAAAATGGGAAAGGGCAAACCTTGCTGGTAAGAAAGCTGATGGGCTCCACCGAGCAGGCAGATACTTACTATGTGTATAACGAATACGATCAGCTGGCCTTTGTGATTCCTCCCAATGCTGTTCAAAAACCTATTAGCGAAGCTCTGCTCAATGATCTCTGTTACCAGTACCGTTATGACGGAAGAGGAAGACTGGTAGAAAAAAAACTTCCTGGTAAAGGCTGGGAATATATGGTATATGATAAACAGGATAGGCTAGTTCTTACTCAGGATGCCAATTTAAGGTCTCAAGATAAATGGCTGTTTACAAAATATGACCAGTTTTCAAGACCAATTTATACGGGAATATTAGACAGCCAGCCAGGCAGAATTCAACAGGTGGCTGCAATAGAAGGACATGGTTCCAATAACGAAGTCAGATCTGTTAACAGTTGGAGTAATAGTGGAATGGATGTCTTTTATACAAGTAATCAAGCTTATCCTGCAACTAACTTTAAGCTTTTAAGTGTCAATTATTATGATTTTTATCCTGCTTATGGTTTTAATCCAACTTTCCCCATTACCATTCAGGGAGAACCTACTTTAAAAGAAACAGTCTCCTCCGAAGGAAAAAGCACCAAGGGACTTCCTGTGATGAGTTTTGTTAAGAATGTTGAAGATGACAACTGGACCAAGAATTATACGTATTATGACACCAAAGGAAGAGTGCTAGGCACCCATTCCATTAATCATTTGGGAGGCTATACTAAAACAGAATCCAAGCTGGATTTTGCAGGAGTAGCTCAAACGGTGATCACCAAACATAAGAGACTGGAAACAGACCCAGAAAGAGTAATCACCGAAACCTTTGATTATGACCACCAGAACAGACTTTTGGTACATAAGCATCAGGTAGATGCTAATCCTGTGGAAATCCTTACCCAGAATACGTATAATGAACTTTCGCAGCTGGAATCTAAAAAAGTGGGGGGAATTGCTGCAGGATCTGCTCTTCAGCAGATGGATTATAAGTACAATATCCGTGGCTGGATGACTAAGATCAATGATCCTTTGAATCTAAATGGAAGATTGTTTGGCTATGAAATAAAATATCATAATCCTGTATCTTCAGTAAAATCACCCGGGAAGTTTAACGGAAATATTGCAGAGATCGACTGGAAGAATTCTTCAGAAGACATTCTGAAAAGATACAACTATGAATATGATCCTCTGAACCGTTTAAAAAATGGATTCTACTCAGAACCTAATGCCACTAATCCTGGCAATGGTAATTTTGATGAATATCTTACCTATGACCTGAATGGAAACATTAATACCCTGCAACGAAAAGCCACCCCAATATCAGGTCAAACTCCTGCATTGGTAGATAACCTTGAATATAAATATACCGGAAACCGCCTGAATCAGGTGATAGAATCTGCAATGAACGATACCGGGTATGAAGGCGGAAATAATATAATAGATTATGATGTGAATGGAAATATGATTAATATGAAAGATAAGGGAATCAACACTATTGGTTATAATCATCTCAGCCTTCCCAATACATTTGCAATGAGCCATCCGGATCCTATTATTGTTGGTCAGCAAACAAGTGCTAATCTTGGATATTTATACCGTGCAGATGGAACCAAACTAAGAAAGACGTATTCAACGCGGCCTCCGAGAGGATCGGTTAGTACCAGTATGACCGATTATCTGGATGGCTTCCAATACTCATACCGGGAAGGTGGGGGACTCTGTCTAACCTGTCGTACCGAGTCTGCTTTTGAAGAACAGGCTTACGGAAATCTCGGAAAAACCTTTCCTAATATAGGAGATCCCCCAGCATGGAAACTGGATTTTGTGCCCACTTCAGAAGGCTTTTACAGTTTCACAGAAAACCGTTATATTTACCAGTATAAAGATCACTTAGGCAACACCCGAGTAAGTTTTGCCAAAGACAGCGCAGGTGTTCTGGAAATTACCGATACGAATAGCTATTATCCTTTTGGTCTCAACCATATCTCAGGAATGTTTGGAACTTCTAATTTTGGAGGATTATATAGTTATAAGTATCAAGGACAAGAGTTACAAGAGACAGGTTTTTACTCATTTAAGTGGAGAAATTATATGCCAGACTTGGGAAGGTTTTTTAATATAGATCCTTTGAGTGAAAAATATGCTTATCAATCTCATTATAATTTTTCTGAAAATCGTGTTGTTGATGCAAGAGAGCTGGAGGGATTAGAAGCTGTAGATTTTAGGAAGAATGATGGCTATAAAAATTTAGTTGTTGTTGTACAGGGATGGTCGGGAGATACGAAGAAAGGATATACCCAATCTCAGAATGTAGGAGGTAGCAATAATCCTGATTTTAAAGGAAAAGGAAACCTTGATCTTATTGGTATTGGAGGATTAGTTGGTTTAGCTAATTCTAATACTCGAGTTGTTGTTTTTGATTCATCACAGAATGAAAATACAAAAAATGACCTCAAATCAACTATCTCAAATTTTAATAATGTGCATTCAGACGGTGTGGTTGCTGCTGTTGGGCATAGTTTAGGAGGTGATAATCTGGTAGAATCAGTAAATGAAAATAAAAATTTAAAAGTAGATTTAATGGTGACTTTAGATATAATGGATAGTTATTCTGATACAAAGATACCGTCTAACGTATCGAAAGCGGTTAATTACTACCAGACAAAAAATATATACGGAGGAGAGAAAATAGAACCTACAAGCGATAATAAGACTACTAAAATAGTAAATGTTCTTGCCCCTACATCAGATCATAAAAGCATAGATAATGATTTAAGCACAAAAGTTAGAGATGTTGTAAAGAGAGAATTAATACCTAATCAATAA
- a CDS encoding helix-turn-helix domain-containing protein, protein MSHDACASGGAIIGRYEREEVKPSIEMATQLAEALEVSLDYLVGSTDILLDKNIVVKILDIQKLKENDRQHVFALLDAFLKQTKLQSIL, encoded by the coding sequence ATGAGCCATGATGCTTGCGCGAGCGGTGGGGCGATCATCGGAAGATATGAGCGTGAGGAAGTAAAACCATCTATTGAGATGGCTACACAACTGGCAGAAGCCCTGGAAGTATCTCTGGATTATCTCGTAGGGTCTACGGATATTTTACTGGATAAAAATATTGTCGTTAAAATTTTAGATATACAAAAACTAAAAGAAAATGATAGACAACACGTCTTCGCTCTCCTTGATGCGTTCCTTAAACAAACTAAACTGCAAAGCATTTTATAA
- the map gene encoding type I methionyl aminopeptidase, which yields MSITNDDQLIGMQKVSEAVAYTLKEMKQYAQPGMTTKELDEYGAKILADFGAKSAPYLTYGFPGWTCISVDNEFCHGIPTDQRVLKEGDLINIDVSAELNGYWADNGGSFVIGEDIHQHQTLVNASKDILQKAIDNIKGGVKIADIGFLMETEAKKRGFKVIKNLGGHGVGRSLHEQPDELLNYKNRFDTRRFKKNSVVAIETFISTSSNLAVELKDGWTMVGNKGGYMAQHEHTILITDGKPVILTEMNGILN from the coding sequence ATGTCAATTACCAACGACGATCAGTTAATCGGAATGCAGAAAGTGAGTGAAGCGGTTGCTTATACCTTGAAAGAGATGAAGCAATACGCTCAGCCAGGGATGACCACAAAGGAGCTTGATGAATACGGTGCTAAAATACTTGCTGATTTCGGAGCTAAGTCTGCACCTTATCTTACCTACGGATTTCCCGGATGGACTTGCATCAGTGTAGATAACGAATTTTGCCACGGGATTCCCACAGATCAAAGAGTTTTGAAGGAAGGTGACCTCATTAACATAGATGTTTCTGCAGAGCTCAACGGATATTGGGCTGATAATGGAGGATCCTTTGTGATTGGGGAAGACATTCATCAGCATCAGACATTGGTAAATGCTTCTAAAGATATTCTTCAAAAAGCAATTGATAATATAAAAGGGGGTGTGAAAATAGCAGATATCGGATTTTTAATGGAGACCGAAGCAAAGAAGAGAGGTTTTAAAGTCATTAAAAATCTTGGCGGACATGGTGTAGGAAGAAGTTTACATGAACAGCCCGATGAATTACTGAATTATAAAAACCGTTTCGATACCAGACGTTTTAAGAAAAATTCTGTAGTGGCAATTGAAACATTTATCTCTACTTCCTCAAATCTTGCTGTAGAATTAAAAGATGGCTGGACGATGGTAGGGAACAAAGGCGGCTATATGGCACAACATGAACATACCATTTTGATCACCGATGGAAAGCCTGTCATTTTAACTGAAATGAATGGAATCTTGAATTAA
- a CDS encoding cyclic nucleotide-binding domain-containing protein, with translation MISEKNLKVIENFIQIFDSNIYRKKEILMDIDQVHRDLFYIKKGVARIFYYDDKAQDHTHWISSDHSFIALFSSVLSGKAAQHFEMESIGPKITQDFLLLGSNEDHFIPVELCKRVIDALPNVKSLTYKMYTKYDHAENHCNFGNTELVLSDIVHWMLHARNK, from the coding sequence ATGATCAGTGAAAAGAACTTGAAGGTTATCGAAAATTTCATTCAGATATTTGATAGCAATATCTATCGTAAAAAAGAAATATTGATGGATATCGATCAGGTGCACCGTGACTTATTTTACATTAAAAAAGGAGTGGCCAGGATCTTTTACTATGACGATAAAGCACAGGATCATACCCATTGGATCAGTTCAGATCATAGTTTTATAGCTCTTTTTTCAAGCGTATTGTCCGGAAAGGCGGCTCAACATTTTGAAATGGAAAGTATCGGACCAAAGATTACCCAGGACTTTTTACTCCTAGGTTCCAATGAAGATCACTTTATCCCCGTTGAATTATGCAAAAGAGTGATTGATGCTTTACCTAATGTAAAGTCACTTACCTATAAAATGTACACCAAGTACGATCACGCTGAAAACCATTGTAATTTTGGAAACACAGAACTTGTTTTGAGTGATATAGTTCATTGGATGTTACACGCTAGAAATAAGTAA
- a CDS encoding M20/M25/M40 family metallo-hydrolase encodes MKKVLLAILGILIILAAVVLIKTYTYPFKKNPSGAGEGWKPVKNDSAVSRFSGGIKIPTVSTGSLGEFNYEPFDRFKEYLKATYPLVYQNTENVEINKYGLVFRLKGSNPTLEPILFLSHMDVVPPGDADIKNTAENIFRPDDKPSEPVAKVAEDWDFSPFSGAVANGRIYGRGAIDMKGMLFSLMESMNNLIKSKQIPQRDIYLAFGFDEEVGGKNGAMQIADYFKKKGLKFDAVYDEGGLIMRKGNVAGVEADVAVVGCAEKGFLSAKIKVKGLGGHSSMPPMESAIGKAAVIMQKLEDDQMKPEITPLIKEFFDNIGGAMPFTTRMALANQWLLRPVLISQLTKSNTTNALVRTTTALTMMKGSDGTNVLSPEVEFVVNFRLLPGNTVKDVRDHIAKATKGFDVEVEEIDNTREASALSSSNTKAFKLIEAGVKEIYPEAIVSPYLTMAGTDAGKYEIVSKNVYRFMPIRINSAEQQSIHSTNEYLSIENYLKMIHYFEFMMKNYDK; translated from the coding sequence ATGAAAAAAGTTCTTTTAGCTATTCTGGGAATTCTCATTATTCTTGCTGCTGTCGTATTAATTAAAACTTACACCTATCCTTTTAAGAAAAATCCGTCAGGAGCAGGGGAAGGATGGAAACCTGTAAAAAATGACTCCGCAGTATCACGATTTTCCGGAGGGATAAAAATTCCTACCGTTTCTACCGGAAGTTTAGGCGAATTTAATTATGAACCTTTTGACCGGTTTAAGGAATATTTAAAAGCTACTTATCCATTAGTCTATCAAAATACTGAAAACGTAGAGATTAATAAATACGGATTGGTTTTCAGGCTTAAAGGAAGTAATCCAACATTAGAACCTATATTGTTTCTATCTCATATGGATGTAGTGCCTCCGGGGGATGCTGATATTAAAAATACCGCTGAAAATATCTTCAGACCGGATGATAAACCATCAGAACCTGTGGCCAAAGTTGCGGAAGACTGGGATTTTTCCCCTTTTTCCGGAGCTGTTGCTAACGGGAGAATTTATGGAAGAGGAGCAATAGATATGAAAGGAATGCTTTTCTCTTTAATGGAGTCTATGAATAACCTTATTAAAAGCAAACAAATTCCTCAGAGAGATATTTATTTAGCCTTTGGTTTTGATGAAGAAGTGGGAGGAAAGAACGGAGCTATGCAGATTGCAGATTACTTTAAGAAAAAAGGGTTGAAGTTCGATGCAGTATATGATGAAGGCGGACTGATTATGCGAAAAGGAAATGTAGCAGGGGTAGAGGCTGATGTTGCTGTAGTAGGTTGTGCTGAAAAAGGATTCCTTTCTGCCAAAATAAAAGTAAAAGGATTGGGTGGGCATTCCTCAATGCCTCCTATGGAAAGTGCTATCGGAAAAGCTGCAGTCATTATGCAAAAGCTGGAAGACGATCAGATGAAACCAGAGATAACCCCATTAATTAAAGAATTTTTTGATAATATTGGCGGTGCTATGCCTTTTACGACAAGAATGGCACTGGCTAACCAATGGCTTTTAAGACCGGTACTGATCTCGCAGCTTACCAAAAGTAATACCACCAATGCATTGGTACGAACCACAACAGCTTTAACAATGATGAAAGGAAGTGACGGAACCAATGTACTTTCTCCCGAAGTTGAATTTGTGGTTAATTTCAGGCTTCTTCCCGGAAATACTGTAAAAGATGTTAGGGATCATATTGCAAAAGCAACCAAAGGTTTTGATGTTGAAGTAGAGGAAATTGATAATACAAGAGAAGCATCAGCACTATCTTCATCGAATACCAAAGCATTCAAACTGATCGAAGCAGGAGTAAAAGAAATTTATCCTGAAGCCATTGTTTCCCCTTATCTCACCATGGCCGGAACAGACGCCGGGAAATATGAAATTGTAAGCAAAAACGTCTACAGATTCATGCCGATCAGAATCAACAGTGCGGAACAGCAAAGCATCCACAGTACCAATGAATATCTAAGTATAGAAAACTATCTGAAGATGATCCATTATTTTGAATTTATGATGAAAAATTATGATAAGTAA
- a CDS encoding DUF2490 domain-containing protein — translation MMFGIRKFFIILGITGCLGSLVKAQISPPGLGDAKTAFWSAFGVKRNLDSLGKKQTMSYVAIGRKSTLDNNNLFAKQAIFVLNHEFYHSFAPHQQYSYALSYRRQPEYDKEAPYEKEGIEQEFRIYGRYAYTFDLGKNLKLKNTVRQEFRKFFDADFHKVDEDFQLRTRIKSQLTYNLSPKNNQKLALSAEALFSISHLNEHDQHWNSFGYRELRLAAYYMFNIPNSPFTVDIGYMDDLIRGSKSIQHGGVHYIAADLVWNIPYKKKETTDQDHLD, via the coding sequence ATGATGTTCGGTATAAGAAAATTTTTTATTATTTTAGGTATAACAGGTTGTTTAGGAAGCCTTGTAAAAGCACAGATCAGTCCGCCTGGATTAGGGGATGCCAAGACCGCCTTTTGGTCAGCTTTTGGGGTGAAACGTAATCTGGATTCTTTGGGAAAGAAACAAACGATGAGCTATGTTGCGATAGGACGTAAAAGTACTCTGGATAACAATAATTTGTTTGCAAAACAGGCTATTTTTGTATTAAACCACGAGTTTTATCACTCTTTTGCACCTCATCAGCAATACAGTTATGCTTTAAGCTACCGCCGACAGCCTGAATATGATAAAGAAGCTCCTTATGAAAAAGAAGGTATAGAACAGGAATTCAGAATTTATGGGCGCTATGCCTATACTTTTGATCTTGGGAAAAATCTAAAGCTTAAAAATACGGTTCGACAGGAATTCAGAAAGTTCTTTGATGCTGATTTTCATAAAGTGGATGAAGATTTTCAATTGAGAACCCGGATCAAAAGCCAGTTAACCTATAATCTATCTCCTAAGAATAATCAAAAGCTGGCATTAAGTGCTGAAGCGTTGTTTTCCATTAGTCATCTCAATGAGCATGACCAACACTGGAACTCTTTTGGATACCGTGAATTGCGGCTGGCTGCTTACTATATGTTCAATATTCCCAATTCTCCTTTCACAGTGGATATCGGTTATATGGATGATCTGATCAGGGGCAGCAAAAGTATTCAGCACGGAGGAGTTCATTATATTGCGGCAGACCTCGTCTGGAACATTCCTTATAAAAAGAAAGAGACAACGGATCAGGATCACCTTGATTAA